The following coding sequences lie in one Musa acuminata AAA Group cultivar baxijiao chromosome BXJ3-1, Cavendish_Baxijiao_AAA, whole genome shotgun sequence genomic window:
- the LOC135629232 gene encoding uncharacterized protein LOC135629232 — translation MQPCFPCFRPAHPSPVATLRPATDSTPLPARVHRRIPPKPPPLPGDDATSIPLRRSPAPLLYRRCSATPSPLPPLLPGRSITTARLPTATLAVPPLGSQPQPSVAAAPRCNGYRNSVPLLPQPLVDRNRTSTSHAASSTPLPLQRHRRPADPSPLRGTVQ, via the coding sequence ATGCagccctgcttcccctgcttccggccagcccacccgtcgcCCGTCGCTactctccggccagcaaccgactctaccccacttccggccagagtccaccgccgcATCCCACccaagccaccaccgctgcccggAGACGATGCTACCAGCatcccactccgccgcagccctgctcctcttctctaccgccgctgcagtgcaactccttctccactaccaccgctgcttcccggccgatcaATCACCACTGCCCgcctcccaaccgcaaccctagccgtgcccccccttgggtcgcagccgcagccgtcggttgccgcagcccctcgttgcaacggttataGAAACAGTGTTCCtctattgccgcagcccctcgtcgatcgcaaccGCACCTCCACCAGCCacgccgcctccagcactcctcttcccctccagcgccaTCGCCGCCCAGCtgacccatcaccgctgcgggGCACCGTGCAATGA